A single genomic interval of Anopheles darlingi chromosome X, idAnoDarlMG_H_01, whole genome shotgun sequence harbors:
- the LOC125956045 gene encoding uncharacterized protein LOC125956045: MTNPESYAFIGTWEIVESYLDGTTEKLGLEGIKFRLDEMGDIIWYNDLVNTTKVSSTRRLNSLDGSAFCPIADSTAVLFSCETFEVVELPSSGGPGLIFGAYTGHSIEFRTSTYSPRERMALRCDGWCQLSCQRVKDDQSVGQEEPFTLLSVLNDGNFCDVTLKSSDNMIYNVHSPILRLNGFDCSSMTAASTYQHLASRFECAAGRDAVTDAQPAAPLAHPPLVKVSSVPCARTAAAAAGGGIGGAAGTITYRSPPRLTIGHPSAVSVSASATPGLDLSGPLLLHAPLPSCFSLNSNLLLPPSSLDAYNLSPKHQVTNISNSFNCLTASAAAGGGSSCSTGGSTGSIFLDVPRRVASCSDSNLSSNRNVFYFPETTPATVNAATCRVKFKPPASPGLFRARSPSPFPNSTLDTPPSSPLTPLSVLNHLPSNMLATILHWLYCECLPEQLDEDTCIQLINMCESTMPLARMSEPCKHYLRNLQLKKFVVDIISDLHASLNHLIQLVNPASISRSPCVLCQVFKEGVKETLIAIVKLLQFCNIFTKDATTFTRQQRHEIIKYVRTRMPIYLSQVHQLLQNVHLVLGGLSQEDRNDLVSYLVPEITAALELLTAAVSEIKHSLEKVCKDLKGTTTAQAQAQPPDHQTECQGEAESSRNQRPALARDRDGGARSTGNRNRSGTGGTGASSESDLRFFLYMYEVKKMRDIYGRVTSALEVLLHKKGVFNEMNLLHQHQTVRRNLDQLTVEVPAAIGQLEELCDTIDEKIGWKEFKFCFKFLTSQVNGIVSKLLEHKSALNDAMLYIATLVQKEQFTYALVELGLLDRRSVDPGLLAECAQRRSAVRSGAQRRFEYASVKMNLVQNLCESPTAAHSSLSKNALKLLHSGQLADMEFEVVVPPPADQTTDSGSSSSTTTTTATGNDFASPDVLRLKASQSHCFKAHRVMVAARCDWFRKALLSGMQEDINRKIVIYDTSPVIFRRLLLYLYGAPVDKSVGVDQLCELMLLADRYSVDNLKAICEETLVATIDGESVIYLYGISDRFNAAALQASCLSYLSQHTELTQLDIFQELPGYLQNEVHELIRWCGRVPEPWCDRTERSRSDRTRHSLKSPSKGSSRSSHSSRKTSPSFM, from the exons ATGACGAATCCGGAATCTTACGCGTTCATCGGCACGTGGGAG ATTGTGGAGTCCTACCTGGACGGAACAACGGAGAAGCTGGGCCTCGAAGG GATCAAGTTCCGGTTGGATGAAATGGGCGACATCATCTGGTACAACGATCTGGTTAATacgaccaa ggtttccTCCACTCGGCGGCTCAACAGTCTGGACGGGTCGGCGTTCTGCCCGATCGCCGATTCCACCGCGGTCCTGTTTAGCTGCGAAACGTTCGAGGTGGTCGAGCTGCCGTCCTCGGGTGGACCCGGTCTCATCTTCGGTGCCTACACCGGCCACAGCATCGAGTTTCGCACCAGCACGTACAGCCCGCGCGAACGGATGGCGCTGCGGTGCGATGGCTGGTGCCAGCTGAGCTGCCAGCGCGTCAAGGACGACCAGTCGGTTGGGCAGGAGGAACCGTTCACCCTGCTGTCCGTGCTGAACGATGGCAACTTCTGTGATGTGACGCTCAAGAGCAGTGATAACATGATT tATAATGTACACTCACCGATACTGCGGCTGAATGGGTTCGACTGTAGCAGCATGACGGCCGCCTCCACCTACCAGCATCTGGCGAGCCGGTTCGAGTGTGCGGCAGGGCGTGATGCGGTCACCGACGCTCAACCGGCCGCACCACTCGCTCATCCACCACTGGTCAAGGTGTCGTCCGTACCGTGCGCCcgtacggcagcagcagcagcaggaggaggaattggaggagcagcaggaacaatAACGTACCGCAGCCCACCGCGCCTTACGATCGGCCACCCGTCGGCGGTGTCGGTTAGTGCGAGCGCCACGCCCGGTCTCGATCTAAGCGGTCCGCTCCTTCTTCAcgcacccctcccctcctgcTTCTCGCTCAACTCGAACCTGCTCCTACCGCCGTCATCGCTGGACGCCTACAACCTCTCACCCAAGCACCAAGTGACCAACATATCGAACTCCTTCAACTGTCTTACCGCCAGcgccgctgccggtggtggcagttCCTGTTCCACCGGTGGTTCCACCGGTTCGATCTTTCTCGATGTGCCGCGCCGCGTCGCATCCTGCTCCGATTCCAATctgagcagcaaccggaatgTGTTCTACTTCCCCGAGACAACGCCGGCCACGGTAAACGCCGCGACGTGCCGGGTCAAGTTCAAACCGCCGGCCTCGCCCGGTCTGTTCCGAGCCCGGAGCCCCTCGCCCTTTCCCAACTCGACGCTCGATACGCCACCGTCGTCCCCGCTTACGCCGCTCTCGGTGCTTAACCATCTGCCATCGAACATGCTGGCGACGATACTGCACTGGCTGTACTGCGAGTGTTTGCCGGAGCAGCTGGACGAGGACACCTGCATACAGCTGATCAACATGTGCGAGAGCACGATGCCGCTCGCCCGCATGAGCGAACCGTGCAAACACTACCTACGGAACCTGCAGCTCAAAAAGT TTGTGGTCGACATCATCAGCGATCTGCACGCTAGCCTCAACCATCTGATACAGCTGGTGAACCCGGCCAGCATCTCGCGCAGCCCCTGTGTCCTCTGCCAGGTGTTCAAGGAGGGCGTGAAGGAGACGCTGATCG cCATCGTGAAGTTGCTGCAGTTCTGCAACATCTTTACGAAAGACGCGACAACCTTTACGCGCCAGCAGCGCCACGAGATCATCAAGTACGTGCGGACGCGCATGCCGATCTACCTGTCGCAggtgcaccagctgctgcagaacgTGCACCTGGTGCTGGGCGGGCTGTCCCAGGAGGACCGGAACGATCTCGTCTCCTACCTGGTGCCGGAAATAACGGCCGCCCTCGAGCTACTGACCGCGGCCGTCTCCGAGATCAAGCACTCGCTGGAGAAGGTGTGCAAGGATCTGAAGGGCACCACCACGGCACAGGCGCAAGCGCAGCCACCGGACCACCAGACGGAGTGCCAGGGGGAGGCGGAATCGAGTCGTAATCAGCGCCCGGCGCTGGCACGCGAcagggatggtggtgcgcgctcaaccggcaaccggaacCGCAGTGGCACGGGGGGTACGGGTGCCTCCTCCGAGTCCGACCTTCGGTTTTTCCTCTACATGTACGAGGTGAAGAAGATGCGCGACATTTATGGGCGCGTAACGAGCGCCCTCGAGGTACTGCTACACAAGAAGGGCGTGTTCAACGAGATGAACCTGCTACATCAGCACCAAACGGTCCGGCGCAATCTGGATCAGCTGACGGTCGAGGTACCGGCGGCGATCGGTCAGCTCGAGGAGCTGTGCGATACGATCGACGAGAAGATTGGCTGGAAGGAGTTCaagttttgcttcaaatttCTCACCAGCCAAGTG AATGGAATCGTGTCGAAGCTGCTAGAGCACAAGTCGGCCTTAAACGATGCCATGCTTTAC ATCGCGACGCTGGTGCAGAAGGAACAGTTCACGTACGCGCTGGTCGAGCTCGGGCTGCTCGATCGCCGGAGCGTCGATCCGGGGTTGCTGGCGGAGTGTGCCCAGCGGCGGAGCGCGGTACGGTCGGGTGCCCAGCGGCGGTTCGAGTACGCGAGCGTCAAGATGAACCTGGTGCAGAACCTGTGCGAATCACCGACCGCCGCCCACAGCAGCCTGTCGAAGAACgcgctgaagctgctgcactCGGGCCAGCTGGCGGACATGGAgttcgaggtggtggtgccgccccCTGCCGACCAGACCACGGatagcggcagtagcagcagcaccaccaccaccacagccacaggCAATGACTTTGCCAGCCCGGACGTGCTACGGTTGAAGGCTAGCCAGTCGCACTGCTTCAAGGCCCATCGCGTAATGGTGGCGGCCCGGTGCGATTGGTTTCGGAAGGCGCTACTGTCGGGCATGCAGGAGGACATTAACCG caagATCGTGATTTACGATACCTCGCCTGTGATAttccggcggctgctgctctacCTGTACGGTGCACCGGTCGACAAGTCGGTCGGTGTGGATCAGCTGTgcgagctgatgctgctggccgatCGCTACTCGGTCGACAACCTGAAGGCGATCTGCGAGGAGACGCTGGTCGCGACGATCGACGGCGAGTCGGTCATCTATCTGTACGGTATCTCGGATCGCTTCAATGCGGCAGCGCTGCAGGCGAGCTGCCTCTCCTACCTGTCGCAGCACACCGAGCTTACCCAGCTCGACATCTTCCAGGAGCTGCCCGGTTACCTGCAG AATGAGGTGCACGAGCTGATACGGTGGTGCGGGCGGGTACCGGAACCGTGGTGCGATCGAACCGAACGGTCCCGCTCCGACCGGACGCGCCACAGCCTCAAGAGCCCCTCGAAGGGTTCGTCCCGGTCGTCCCATTCGTCGCGCAAGACCTCACCCTCCTTCATGTGA